The DNA sequence GCGGGGCAAATGTCTGATATCGTTCCAATTGTTGCAGTACATCCTTCATATAGATAAGCTCGAGATAAGGACTCAGCCCCAGTCGCTCTTTACACGTGTCGACAGCTAGGCGCTCCTTAGCCGGGGCGACGCCTTGTTGTTCAGCGATGCGCTGTTCCAGTACGTTAAAAATACTCAAAGCGATACGATGATAACCCTCGAAAAGGACATGTACATTATCATAGAAAAAGTCGTTGCCCATGATGCCGTTGTGACTTTGTGCGGTAA is a window from the Candidatus Hydrogenedentota bacterium genome containing:
- a CDS encoding tetratricopeptide repeat protein, with amino-acid sequence TAQSHNGIMGNDFFYDNVHVLFEGYHRIALSIFNVLEQRIAEQQGVAPAKERLAVDTCKERLGLSPYLELIYMKDVLQQLERYQTFAPQMDGAFMEERISESEAKLGDKAFEEALAALDKALSWWGDDFQIRRVTAQLLMAAGRDAEAQAVMAQIMERYSDWPAAQNFKKLMDK